A region of the Dysidea avara chromosome 9, odDysAvar1.4, whole genome shotgun sequence genome:
ttgtACAGAATCATCCATATACTTGCATATAGTCAGCACAATTTACCATTAAACCATAATAACATCTCTCGACGCCATTCATGCAGATTCATTTAGCCAGCTACCAGGCTATAGACTGATACAAATATTAATATTGATTCTCTCTTTCAACCATTCTTACGTGGAATAGCCAGTTACCAAATCAAGCGGCAATACTGTATCATAAACATCCCTCCCATTTATAAGAACAGTTTAAGCgataattaaattaaatttgtaCTTTTATGCTCAATTCTAAGTCTTGTACAGTAACTTCTCATTATATAAATGAAATTATACACCATAATGTTGTATAGTTGGGAACCCAGAAGTAATAGGATTTATTGTGGAAACTTTGTTATGCTCTTCACCAACATTATTTTGAGGTTTAATCCCTACAACAGAATATCGGTATATCACTTCAAGTGTtgtttttatgcaaaaaaataaaCTGATAACTAGCCTACTATACAGAGATGGAACCATTTATGCAAGCATCAAACATGCAAAATACAAGTGTCAATAACCATAACATGATATATCTTAGCAACAGATAAATAGAAATAAAGTTAACAATAAAATACAATTGCATGTAAAACTCTCTCACAGCTGTGCTGTTAGTTGCATGTTTATATTAATAAAACATAGCAGTCCATCATGGAACATTGTATTGCCACCATTTACAAGTGAATGAAAAATATTGCCAAAGCTTGGCCATTGCTCAGCAAATCGTTCCTTTCTAATGGTTATTAACTCTTGTCTTCCTCTTAAAGGGTCTTGTCCAAACTCATTGAATATAGTTATATGTCCTCCGTTTTCTTCGTACATTCTAACAGCTTCATCTGCTGCTGGAACCAGAGTGTTATCAATTTGCTTGGTCTGATTATTTCGTGCCATCATCACATTCGGGATGCCTTTGTTTCTACCTAAAGTAACGGTGataaaaatttcataaagtagctagctatctatagTGAAATATACCTGATATGCGATGCTCGTTCCAGGCTGTCACAAACATTGTAGTCCCAACTTGGCTGACGTGTAAAGTGTACCAGGAGACGCAATGTTTAATGTGATCGTCTTCCAGGTTGAAATCGCCATTTTCTTGCATTTCTATTAGAGCGGCCTTTATGGGGTAGTTGACCCTTCCGTTGACCTCTACCCATATCCTTTCGATCACATGATTCTATTACAAGACACCAAAGCAAATCAGTATGAACATCACATGAAATGAAAcaacagttattgtatgtgtgtccCACTCTTATATCATTGTTTTAGAATGTCATCTAGTCaacattaatatatatatatatattttttaatttggGGGTTTACCCTGCTTATCCAACTACAATAGCTGCTGCTAAACATCAGTAGTCCACTATAGGTTATTCTTGTTACATCATGATAATGTGACAAATACAATCTCACTTGAGTAGAGGATGTCTGCAGGTGAGGTGGTCCAGAAGGGTTTCGTCTATATCCTGCCAGGTGTTCTTGGATGTACAACATAAGATACCACTCCCTTCCATGGTCAACCCTGATCTGATCCCACATACCATACTGGCATATGGTTTGCCTAAACAATTCAAATGCTAATAATTAAAAGAAATGTGATTCTAACAATACTTCATAGAATTTTAATAATCACTGTTAACGTTATGGATGAATGTGTGGGTAGTAATGCAGTGCTAGTGTAGttgctacaagtaatgaagtacCTGTACACTGTATCATAAATCACACTGTTGTTTTTAATAGGCATAGTGCTAAATGCCACAATTTTCCGGCTAAAGCCATCCACTGCACATATGTGGGTCACACCAAACAtaacatttttttcattttggtcgatgtgtagtttgtgaccaaaataatctGCCCTGTATGTTGTAGGATTTGTCATCCTGGCAGTGGAATTTGTACGGGCACGGCAGTACACAGGTGAGACATATCTCAATGATTCGCCAACTCTCTTTTCTCCTGTTCTGATTCCCCTTGATGCCAATACCCCTGTAAATGTTCTGCGTCCATACACAGGACCCACCTATATGTATATAACACATAGTATGGTTTTAAATAAATGGTTATATCATGTTGTACCTCACTGACAGCAGCGGCTACGACCTCATCTAACTCAGGTTTTGTCAGCCGGCTTGTTTTGTGAATGTTCCTTTCACGGCAGAACCTATATATAGGATGAACCAATCTAAGGACTATATTACTTTTGTATGCTGATTATTCATAAACATATATGCAAaccctatatatagctacagtgtacattgaaTGAAGCCTACATTTGGGTCTCTAAAATTTTGCCATGCATTATATAGCaatgtagctatactattaaATAAACTGGTAGTGAATTACTACACATATATGATTCTCAGTCTTAAATTACTTAGCCAGTAATAATTGGAATCAGTGTATTAGTTAGACTATTCATGATCATAATAATGGTGATCGTCTGGTCTGGTATACAATATAGTACCTAATGTTTGTGCTTCAATGTGGGGCTAGACTGGTGATATTCACTGtagagcatgcatgcatgtatacatacaagctacacaaacacatgtgGACAAGtaggtaaaaaaaaattactagctacttacgcGGTAATCTAGCTTGTTAGCCCGTCTCAATCAAACATGATGcaattaattattgttgaaaACTGAATGCACGGACcctttatatagctagttatattatCTATAGTTATATACCCATAGCTATTACCTACGTATGCAGCACTAGTGAGCTCATTTTGCAACTgtaagtaactatatatatggccactccaagtcataccttagtttctggtcactccctaaccaacaaaaggatgcgggcgggcggatgatcaggacttcaggactatcatagactcttacatatacaccagtaatactgtaatgttattaattttgctcaatttacccatttcatattgagtttacaaccaagcttaaccaacattcttatagcataagaagttaattatgcttctgcaaaatgcaccaggaaaattgttgatggctagctacactgctgagcacaacaatgtgtagctaacactaaggaaaggtctgctcatgtagctacttttgctttacaaatgaaatgtttcattagctatgtcaggaaattattatttattagctagctaataataatccaaagctatattaacacatcatcagaaactctttcaaatgtgaagtcttagccaactatatatgcatgcgtttccagccttctatacagtaaaccttgagtaaagtagctgtcaaagttttgagttgagttgttgagtgctccaggctagtgtttttcagtgatcatgtgggaaagctaagttaatgttttaactaagggatgTCATGCACTTGCtaatttaggaccatacttgcaattatgtaaccatggaaaagttgaagtttgagctcaccaaatgttaccggatttctagtcagtatatcagtgatcagtgataaggaagtccaagtttagatccactagaagagttactagactaatcattagagaactacatctgaattgttaggaaagtttaaaGCTATGGTAGCtatatctgatcattaggctagtgatcaatgctacatacatactgtactgaagttacttactggcaacagaagcattactaatagctagctatatagctagctaatcaaggacaagtcaaaaacgttatagtagtatctgtctattctagtattagagttaagggtagtgtgactgctctattagaatccctgactgctctattagagtatctcgatcttttgcagtgtttaaaaatcactgtccttggtcacgtacacttaagcgcttgtaatattaataatagtcctcataaactggggttccagttttccatgcgggcgggtgaccagaaactaaggtttgacttggtgtggcctataTAATACAGTTCTGACTCTGCAACGGGCTTGCAgctgtttgtagctatatacagtaggttCATGTaccaagctacttagctagctatatgtatacaaaccTCTCCAATGAGCGAACACTCAGTCCTTTCCTGCTAGGATATTTGTATTGCAGGTGAAGACTCATACGTTTGTGGGTCCATCGCTCCTTCTCTATTTTCTCCCTTATGAACTCTTCCAACTCATCCAGCAAGCGTATCCCAGCCATGGCTATATATTCGAGGCTATATACCTGTAGCTACTTATTTGCATGGTGCTAACCAATTAGCTATTGTTGAACTGCGCCTCTCGCGTCTATACAATGAGTGTAAGCGGCTGGCCCTGAGGCTAACTAAGGCCAAtgaatcataatcataatcataatcataatcataatcataatcataatcataatcataatcataatcataatcacactGACTAGAACATTTCATCAACGATGAAATGTTCTACAAGAAAGTGAGACATTTACTACTGAAGTAATGTGCTGTACACATGGGCATACATGATCATTGACTGTTGCCATTGCAACCATGTTAACGCACCTTCCGTCATTAAAATCGGGGGGGATTGTCTACAAGGAATGCATAGAATATGTACATCATTGTTGATGATTACAATGTTCTTTGTTAGACAACCTTTGCTGTATTGTATAGTTGTACATGCAATAAGGTATTTGATGTTATGCATTTATACTTGAAGATTGTAGCCTGCGTACAGTTCCTGTGCTTTATAGTGCCACAAAATAATTGGTGCCATACCTACTAGCGCTAGGCAACCTTTGTGATAAATGTCTCAGAGCCTATAGATGAGATTCTATAAAATACACCCAAAGTAATTGTAAAAACAAAACCTCGCAATACAATACGCAGCTTTCCCCCACCAGAGCGCCAGCGCATAGGTGTGGTtagttctatttaatgcctagTCCTACGTGAGCCCGACACGACATGTTTGtttttatctactttaccagttaggcacacagaaggcagagcctgtacgaggtgtttaccactagccTAGGACATGCACAGATGATGCTGGAAATCCGTCATATCATGTTGCAATGGTAAGCTACGTAATGTAATAGTACGTTTCTTATTGTCATAAGCCTTTGCAATGTGTTCTTTGTTCTGCTACGCAGCATGACAGCTGTGACTTGGCTTATCGCTACACAGTGTCGTTTGCAGCGCTATTAAGTGTTGCCACAGGCCAGTCAGTGTTAACAAATTGTTGAGTTTTTTAAACTCATTTTATAGATTTGTACACTTGCTCTTTGGCTCAGCGTTTCCCAtgccaggcccgtagccagggattttgaatggggggttctttttgaccaaaagtggacctttagtaaaggtccaaatattgtgactgttctattagagtggttgactgctctattagagtatctcgatcttgcattgcatttaatccatgcaatgaatgagttactcgaagcgcttaatttagtttcttattagtggtatctagtaaactgtagctaatggacttttgctcctgaaaatttggacttgtataccaaaaattgtggaccttttttccaagagggcggttcttccgaaccccccgaaccccccctggctacgggcctgcatGCATAACAGTACTGCAGTACTTTAGTGTTCACCTTACAACCCAAAGTACTTATGACTATTTGCATCATCAAGTTAAGCCATAGAACTTTTGACATCATAACTTACTGTTCATTAATGTCTTCTTGAACACATTGTCCAGCTAATGTAGATTAAACAATGTTAATTAGGTTCATGTTGTAATTTGCAGCACTATCCCTTACTTGTGTTGACAGAGTTGTGCTCCTCATCAATCTCTGCGGAGCTTGTACTTTgaatgctgcaaagaaatcattatTGAAGCCTTGTATTAAGGACCAGCTTACCACGAGTTACAGCTTCCCATTTGTCTGTTTAAAGTCACAGTGTCCTGTAAGGCTTTATAGCCATGCACATGTGTCATAGGTAACCACCCCTTGGATAGTTGGTGACTTAACAGATTTTGTTAATTGCTTTTGGGCGTTTCATCAAGGCTTTTACCTTACTGTGTTAGTAGATCTTCACAGGCTGACAACTAACTTGTTAATTGCTGTCAGTCTTGCCATGAAGAAAGCCTTCACATGACACCTGACTGTTGTGTCATTGCAGTGTTTGCTTTAGAATGCTTTTTATTATCTGTTATGTGCTTGAGCAAGCACATTACATGTTGTGAATAGTGTTTCAGACAAAGGATGATGAAGTGCTATCTGTTATCGGTGTTGTACTTAGGGCTCTCACAATTATCGATGAAAAAATATAATCGATTAATTATTCTGTAATCGATTAATCTAACAATATATACATGCTGTGTGTAGCCTACAGTACAGCGTACCACTAGCTGTTATATTGagtaaaaaacaacaaaaataatATTCTTTACATCCAGGAACGCTTGCCCTGTTCTACATGTATTATGGTCTATGTGAAGGTGATAAATGGTATGAACTGCTCTCTGAAGCTTTATCGATGACCAGAATATGCAGTTAAACATTGAGTTCTATATTTGTATATTAATCGAATAATCTTTTTGATAATCGATGACTAATCGATTATCAAATTAATCGAAACTGAGAGCCCTAGTTGTACTGTAGAGCTAACAAAAGTATTTTTAGAAGGGAGGCTTCCTGCGCCTCACAAAGGTACTGTAATACGTTTTATAACTTCAATAAACACAATGTCACTAACAGTCGTTGGCCATTAATTAGAACCATACACACGTGTCCAAAACATGTtacaaccacagaaatgtactAAGTATCACGTGGTACAATAGTTATACAAGTTAATCATTATAATGCTTATAATAAAAGTCAGTTTATTACACATGCTCCCTCCTTTGAGGGCTTGTCCCCAAGCCTTAGAAACGTAACCTGTCTGGTGGACATCATACTCTCTCTTTTGTTGTTCAGTGGACCTGGTCAAGTTAGAATGTACGAAATCTTGCATTGCTTTCAGTTTAGCTTGTAAGTGACTTGCATAGGAGGTGGTGTCGAATTTGGTAGGACACTGAAAGGGACTAACAGCTGGCGATCTCCCAAACATCAGGTGAAAGGGTGAAGTATTTGTTGAGTAATGTACAGCTGTGCGGTAGGCATACAGCACAGAGTAAACAGCTGCATCGTATCTTGATGTCCGCTAGTCTACCGAGTGCAATCGTTTTCTCAGTTGTGGTATGGTTCATTTGCATCCTTGCTGGGCCTCTACTGGCTCCCTTTCTAGCTTCCGGCAGAGATGTCGCTTTAATGATGCAGCAAATCACCTTCGTGGTTGCGATGATGTCCTCGAAGAAGATTATGAAGTTGTGCAAAGATTGGGTGCGTACTCGTTTCAAGAGGTGAACAAACAGCAGACATTATGAAGTGATAAACTTAACACTAGCACTATATAGTAGCACACAGCAGGTAACACAGTGatgtacactgtacatagaGCCCCgtactgagaacactattgggaTGTGTTGTATACACTGATCATGTGACTGTGTAACTGTACTGTTGTGTATTATGATTGCACTAATTGTTGTTGAGAAAGATTGAGGGTTGTGAAATATTAGCTTTAGTGTTGATACTGTAATGGCACTCACGATGAAAAGGATTCAAATATCGTAGAGTCCGGTCGTATTGCTTGTTATGGACATAAGTGCATGTCTTGCTGCTGCAAGCTTTGCTACGATAAGGAAGTAGAAAACGCTAGGATGCAGCATACTTGATATCCCACCAGATGTGAGTCTATTGCTTGCTTAACCACTTCTAGTAACAATAGCTCCACCCATCTCAATAAGATTGTCTGCTCAACAAAACAAACTGTTTTGCTAAAACTATATCCAAATAGGTTGAAAATACTAACACTATTAATGCTTCTATATAGCATAAATCCATATTCTTGTTTGTTAAGCACACGTGCCTAATAAATGtattaatcagacaaaaagatTTGTTTGAAATTTATAGCACATGCAACTAATAACTGGATTCCATATGGTATTTAAAC
Encoded here:
- the LOC136267550 gene encoding uncharacterized protein, producing MYGGIAFCRERNIHKTSRLTKPELDEVVAAAVSEVGPVYGRRTFTGVLASRGIRTGEKRVGESLRYVSPVYCRARTNSTARMTNPTTYRADYFGHKLHIDQNEKNVMFGVTHICAVDGFSRKIVAFSTMPIKNNSVIYDTVYRQTICQYGMWDQIRVDHGREWYLMLYIQEHLAGYRRNPSGPPHLQTSSTQNHVIERIWVEVNGRVNYPIKAALIEMQENGDFNLEDDHIKHCVSWYTLHVSQVGTTMFVTAWNEHRISGRNKGIPNVMMARNNQTKQIDNTLVPAADEAVRMYEENGGHITIFNEFGQDPLRGRQELITIRKERFAEQWPSFGNIFHSLVNGGNTMFHDGLLCFININMQLTAQL